Proteins found in one Coffea eugenioides isolate CCC68of chromosome 5, Ceug_1.0, whole genome shotgun sequence genomic segment:
- the LOC113771475 gene encoding cysteine-rich repeat secretory protein 38-like, translating to MISRNLLFHFQYCMLCLLSFHTRLSSPVNFLASYCGNTTYEPSSISGRIYSNNLYSVFDALYSNAFQTDTSGFYNSSTGNDPSNTVYGLFLCRGDVSTDVCGQCVAIAGVKVIEECPYHEDAIVWYEECFLRFSNQAIFSRVDVYVVFAMYNVQNVTGRDQEKFKTTLENLVNDIAVQATNRTGAKMFAVREGDYSTGNKKLYTLAQCTPDLSALDCETCLSNAISVLPSCCNGRVGGRVMFPSCKVRYEVYPFYGSVSSAPPPTSSAPPLPANSPGGPPSSSTKGLRFLVCIRFRVENEKN from the exons ATGATCTCCAGAAATTTGTTGTTCCACTTCCAATATTGCATGCTTTGTTTGCTTAGCTTTCATACCAGACTCAGTAGCCCCGTTAATTTTCTTGCGTCTTACTGTGGAAATACTACATACGAACCGAGCAGTATTTCTGGCAGGATTTACAGTAACAATCTGTATTCCGTGTTTGACGCTCTATATTCAAATGCATTTCAGACAGACACCAGTGGTTTCTACAATTCCAGTACTGGCAATGACCCTTCTAACACGGTCTATGGCCTCTTTCTCTGTCGAGGCGATGTCAGCACTGATGTTTGTGGACAATGCGTAGCAATAGCCGGCGTCAAAGTAATTGAGGAGTGCCCGTATCACGAGGATGCTATTGTTTGGTACGAGGAGTGCTTCTTACGCTTTTCTAACCAGGCAATTTTCTCCAGGGTCGATGTCTACGTTGTTTTTGCTATGTACAATGTACAAAATGTCACTGGACGGGACCAGGAGAAGTTCAAAACAACGTTGGAAAACCTGGTGAATGACATTGCGGTTCAGGCTACAAATAGAACGGGGGCGAAAATGTTTGCTGTTCGAGAAGGCGACTATTCCACGGGTAACAAGAAATTGTACACCCTTGCGCAGTGCACACCAGATCTATCCGCTCTAGACTGCGAAACTTGTCTCAGCAATGCTATATCAGTGCTGCCCTCGTGTTGTAATGGCAGAGTGGGAGGTAGAGTGATGTTTCCAAGCTGTAAGGTAAGGTATGAGGTTTACCCCTTCTACGGTAGTGTATCCTCTGCACCACCGCCTACATCCTCTGCACCACCGCTTCCGGCAAACTCTCCTGGTGGTCCTCCTTCTAGTTCCACTAAAG GCTTACGATTTCTTGTTTGTATCAGATTCCGGGTcgaaaatgaaaagaattaa
- the LOC113771474 gene encoding F-box/FBD/LRR-repeat protein At3g14710-like, which yields MDKKRSRSKELLDSKKDRISELPESVLSHILSRLPTEDAVRTSVLSRKWEYKWTSIYNLTFDDRKRFRYSHRWRKWKVQKQPKKTDFMNFVDRVLALSKNSSIKECHLLFLDVYDPFRMKTWITAALSSNVQRLLISYAADLVLPRWFFTSDSLMNLELKLCKIKIPMNISYSNLRILDIHGVEFQNDESLQSSHLVFTFPVLEEFLSSGCKWWNMKLLEIKAPRLARFEMTDSSFECVNDGPNDCKIEVRGGNLAKLKCGVDKFANFYFSSTSTIVDASLHYSEPYTIDDLKLRMETSFRACMILRQVSAFIRSLELSTDLVQVLSHRYPSCRLPFFYKLTHLKVYSARMAIECDAALIDFLKEVPFLESLLFTGQYSSKAAGNNDGIELMSGNFLCCLKVVKIEYSSYFPSPVESHLAKFLLRNAVRLKEFLIYQEHKRHEADQVKNKLLNCSRGSSHVFILCI from the exons ATGGACAAGAAAAGAAGTCGAAGTAAGGAATTATTGGACAGTAAAAAAGATAGAATCAGTGAACTTCCCGAAAGTGTTTTGAGTCACATCCTATCCCGTTTGCCAACAGAGGATGCTGTTAGGACTAGTGTCTTATCAAGGAAATGGGAGTACAAATGGACTTCCATTTATAACTTAACCTTTGATGATAGAAAGAGATTTCGATACTCGCACAGGTGGAGGAAATGGAAGGTGCAGAAGCAGCCTAAAAAGACAGATTTTATGAACTTTGTGGACAGAGTTCTTGCTCTTTCTAAGAATTCGTCTATCAAAGAGTGTCACCTTTTGTTTCTAGACGTGTATGATCCATTTCGTATGAAAACTTGGATCACTGCTGCTCTAAGCTCTAATGTCCAGAGGCTTCTTATTTCATATGCAGCGGACTTGGTATTACCTCGTTGGTTTTTCACATCTGATTCTTTGATGAATTTAGAACTCAAACTCTGCAAGATCAAAATTCCAATGAATATATCTTACTCAAACCTTCGTATCTTGGATATCCATGGTGTTGAATTTCAGAATGATGAATCCTTGCAATCTAGCCACCTGGTGTTTACCTTCCCTGTCCTTGAAGAGTTTCTGTCATCGGGTTGCAAATGGTGGAATATGAAGCTTCTTGAAATAAAGGCTCCAAGGCTTGCTAGGTTCGAGATGACAGACTCCTCCTTTGAATGTGTAAATGATGGACCAAATGACTGCAAAATAGAGGTTCGTGGGGGCAACCTTGCAAAACTCAAATGTGGTGTTGATAAGTTTGCaaatttctacttttctagCACATCAACAATTGTTGATGCATCTCTTCATTATTCGGAGCCTTACACGATTGATGATCTTAAGTTAAGGATGGAGACATCTTTTCGAGCCTGTATGATCTTGAGACAGGTCTCAGCTTTCATCAGATCCTTGGAATTATCTACTGATCTGGTCCAG GTACTTTCCCATAGGTATCCATCATGTCGTCTTCCATTCTTTTATAAGCTTACCCACCTCAAAGTGTATTCAGCAAGAATGGCAATTGAGTGTGATGCAGCTCTGATAGACTTTTTGAAGGAGGTGCCATTTCTTGAATCACTTCTATTTACTGGG CAATATTCAAGCAAGGCTGCTGGCAACAATGATGGAATTGAATTGATGTCAGGGAATTTCTTATGTTGCCTCAAGGTAGTCAAAATAGAATATTCCTCCTATTTTCCTAGTCCAGTGGAGAGTCATTTGGCGAAGTTTTTACTGAGGAATGCAGTGAGGCTTAAGGAGTTCTTGATTTATCAAGAGCATAAGCGGCATGAGGCAGATCAAGTTAAAAACAAGCTTTTAAATTGTTCTAGAGGCTCAAGTCATGTATTTATACTGTGCATTTGA